Proteins encoded together in one Chitinophaga varians window:
- a CDS encoding type VI secretion system Vgr family protein codes for MALYTVTTVSIEEEQFRQFHSFRLEQTISGHHHFELKIGYEWLSKSGNNPISAGKSLLGKEIRISVQPVEAAGGFRPMLFNGIITAVSAGKEDDGTNGSCIFKGSGPSVLLDADPHIRAYEQQDLSAIVNTVLKACNPFASRPEVKPATSRQLKYIVQYKETGFNFLHRLSQRYGEWFFYNGQQLIFGQYTPQKTTLVHQVDLISFDLELQIKPNNQATNGYDYRQYQIVDDGTQQKTAGKTDPYTDHTQSLSEKLYHQASLYKIPFAFTSNAKAEMDELTLRQKKARMAQMVRIKGRSKNTSLRLGDTIEIQESVLSSATHGEFMITSLEHHCNGNGDYYNLFEGIPAAAAAPDLELGYVPYCEAQSAVVTDNFDPKGLGRIRVRFNWQKGQTPWIRLMQPHGGADKGFYFIPEVGEEVWVDFENGNAEAPYAIAAAYNGNAKTGYGDAQNNLKVIKTRSGHTIRLDDTTGQESITILDKGGNIVVLDTNGRNITITAPENIKINARNIIMDARERVDVNAGTNMTHVAGMNMSQIAGMNILHNAGDSMNQFSVNDYKLTATNITKIAMEGMDVQAKKIEKTAEQIKVESSKDEMTFNSGKSVEVKSAEKSKLF; via the coding sequence ATGGCCTTGTATACCGTCACCACCGTATCTATTGAAGAAGAGCAATTCCGGCAATTCCACTCTTTCCGCCTTGAACAGACTATTTCCGGGCATCACCATTTTGAATTGAAAATAGGCTACGAATGGCTTTCCAAGTCAGGCAATAATCCTATTTCAGCCGGTAAATCATTGTTAGGCAAGGAAATCCGTATCTCCGTCCAACCGGTGGAAGCAGCCGGCGGTTTCCGACCGATGCTGTTTAACGGCATTATTACGGCAGTCAGTGCCGGAAAGGAAGACGACGGCACCAACGGCAGCTGCATCTTCAAAGGCAGCGGTCCGTCCGTATTACTGGACGCGGACCCGCACATCCGGGCATATGAGCAACAGGACCTTTCCGCCATCGTTAACACCGTGCTGAAAGCCTGTAACCCTTTTGCCAGCCGCCCGGAAGTAAAGCCCGCCACCAGCAGGCAGCTGAAGTACATCGTGCAGTATAAGGAAACGGGTTTCAACTTCCTGCATCGCCTGTCGCAGCGATACGGCGAATGGTTTTTCTACAACGGCCAGCAGCTGATCTTCGGACAGTATACCCCGCAGAAAACCACGCTGGTGCACCAGGTAGACCTGATCAGCTTTGATCTGGAACTGCAGATAAAGCCCAACAACCAGGCCACTAACGGGTACGATTACCGCCAGTACCAGATAGTAGACGACGGCACCCAGCAGAAGACGGCAGGTAAAACAGATCCGTATACAGATCATACACAGTCCCTGAGCGAGAAATTATACCATCAGGCGTCACTTTATAAAATACCATTTGCGTTTACCAGCAATGCGAAAGCAGAGATGGATGAACTCACCCTGCGTCAGAAAAAGGCACGGATGGCACAGATGGTGCGTATCAAAGGACGCAGCAAAAACACCAGCCTGCGGCTGGGCGATACCATCGAAATACAGGAAAGCGTGCTGTCCAGCGCTACACATGGCGAGTTTATGATCACTTCGCTGGAACATCACTGTAACGGCAACGGCGACTATTACAACCTGTTTGAGGGCATTCCTGCTGCGGCAGCGGCGCCCGACCTGGAACTGGGGTATGTGCCTTACTGTGAGGCCCAGAGCGCCGTGGTGACAGACAATTTCGATCCTAAAGGACTGGGCCGCATCAGGGTGCGGTTCAACTGGCAGAAAGGACAGACACCGTGGATACGCCTCATGCAGCCTCACGGCGGCGCCGATAAAGGGTTTTACTTTATCCCTGAAGTGGGAGAGGAGGTGTGGGTGGACTTCGAAAACGGTAACGCCGAAGCGCCTTATGCCATTGCAGCGGCCTATAACGGTAACGCCAAAACGGGCTACGGCGATGCGCAGAACAACCTCAAAGTCATCAAAACACGCAGCGGTCACACTATCCGGCTGGATGACACTACCGGACAGGAAAGCATCACCATCCTCGATAAAGGCGGCAACATTGTAGTGCTGGACACCAACGGCAGAAACATCACCATTACCGCCCCCGAAAATATTAAGATCAACGCCCGGAATATTATCATGGACGCCCGCGAACGCGTGGATGTAAACGCCGGCACCAATATGACACACGTCGCCGGTATGAACATGAGTCAGATAGCTGGTATGAACATCCTCCACAATGCCGGTGATTCCATGAACCAGTTTTCGGTAAATGACTATAAACTTACTGCTACCAATATCACCAAAATAGCCATGGAAGGGATGGATGTACAGGCAAAGAAAATTGAAAAAACAGCGGAACAGATAAAAGTGGAAAGTTCAAAAGATGAGATGACCTTTAATTCCGGTAAATCGGTAGAGGTAAAAAGCGCAGAGAAATCAAAATTGTTCTGA
- a CDS encoding DUF4280 domain-containing protein, with the protein MADKHFVVQGATCRCKFGSSIDKLKVTGNEKDYINDNDGNSKPIASTKDLGKPFEAGTFGNCSITKGACSPGVTAWKDFYEKVTLTNGGKILTESSTAACATGGPGSITIEHHGQQAAVSQAHFDKVEVESLSVLNPMAPKPDSKKEKPQVKQIKVKLDKRIPPELMSASGKSAPVPVLRTRPNESLKFEVVSYYNAAKADKDKVGWKVSGGSAQVFEEIGPSFSMNFDETGSYRVMAFGNPEAQDDVRCAIDVSVVHNQLAEELELGAGMGRVIPGLPGKNAKPEQYRVRRGVPVTVSAKYEMSPATDEEKKRVFMKVTDAAGNTIAGPTDPGTDTITFTPANTAATYTVTATMLPATEEGSPQEVSKEMVSEANSVVSVTNDQGTHVVRPGTTMSFKVSKMSYATPAQDFEQAAIKWQLNGKEVGSGASLSLDGNTYFAAPGSYVVEAYVSHADAWDSKKGKPSAGAAKSEDDWCFDVKHNEITAIRVKNGDTQWVVGKRYTLTADLLMPYDQAKDGPITWAPAGGDGATRDGIYAPAKGKFVVTAQLRGSSKKLDINADLAEVTRWCFTDAEDKYKAKAGWNETIKALIVSPQSAGVSVNLHVLESDGGDDFNYIKDLGNVAFDAKGEARLDVKTNDLKEKLQALWWQGDYYKVLFGVLQKPDGIQFQGMKTIVSDGKKFWFPVKPSRLTDNEKGNFIYINKKPEIVSVSFFDSTNYPAYKVYPYGEKIRIHIQTKNLAGEELIFQLWENKYKAEDKLVQQSKFKVKDNETLPIDLDTAKLKSGVAALDNMLRNFYVVLRHEKSKDNETIVNYMFPEKVADANAYNPGDVNFYHHIKLSALLADKLNDAARPIAPAVLGEPMERAVTECLCKKYDLVWGNKVSCEFRKKVVQIAAKLGLPTKDNEGANWLMTVMALETGRTFSPTCGTFAKHKDDSKNGYVGLVQIGKAAAQDLGVLRSELIKLTAEQQLDYVEKFLTKNKSKFKSKTDLYLAINYPAACGHGDEPDYVVYDSSNAAYDDNPLFKREPTEYWIDKKGKKHYYTGQQGSSKVWEFEAAINDIYNEGKAQKATDFSCQQKASAFEAKEIVTYHIFADGRLERHVPKEIKEEYKKKYKYVYHDKNSKEHILGLFNFKTIDNNYGANYGGATVDLIDIRELKDYASGDVKFKLTLNTVRNFVNDKTLGSLLGALLECGYEDYTFNGFSHADGSSAPSVSHKNGYNGDLRYLRTDKAIARLNLFSDSETEGWKALDTDRQTKFNDALYKFGWKSMLSQTYNEDKILNHCSPDPDGHHNDHLHVQEYSPNYKEVKE; encoded by the coding sequence ATGGCTGATAAACATTTTGTAGTGCAGGGAGCCACCTGTCGTTGTAAGTTTGGAAGCTCCATTGACAAATTGAAGGTGACCGGTAATGAAAAGGATTATATCAATGACAACGATGGTAATTCGAAACCTATTGCCAGCACCAAAGACCTGGGGAAACCTTTTGAGGCGGGGACCTTTGGTAACTGCTCTATCACCAAAGGGGCTTGCAGTCCAGGTGTTACTGCATGGAAAGATTTTTACGAAAAAGTAACCCTTACCAATGGCGGTAAAATCCTGACGGAAAGCAGTACCGCGGCCTGTGCTACCGGCGGCCCTGGTTCCATCACCATTGAACATCACGGACAGCAGGCTGCTGTATCACAGGCGCATTTCGACAAGGTGGAGGTAGAGAGCCTTTCTGTGCTGAACCCGATGGCGCCCAAGCCTGATTCCAAAAAAGAAAAGCCGCAGGTAAAACAGATCAAGGTAAAATTAGATAAGCGTATACCGCCTGAGCTGATGAGTGCTTCCGGGAAATCGGCCCCGGTGCCGGTGTTGCGCACCAGGCCTAATGAATCGCTGAAGTTTGAAGTAGTCAGTTACTATAACGCCGCCAAGGCGGATAAAGATAAAGTGGGATGGAAGGTAAGCGGCGGCAGTGCCCAGGTGTTTGAAGAGATAGGCCCTTCGTTCAGCATGAACTTCGATGAAACGGGCAGCTATCGTGTGATGGCTTTCGGCAATCCTGAGGCGCAGGATGATGTACGTTGTGCCATTGACGTGTCTGTGGTGCATAACCAGCTGGCAGAGGAACTGGAGCTGGGTGCAGGCATGGGCCGCGTCATTCCCGGTTTGCCGGGAAAAAATGCTAAACCGGAGCAATACCGTGTGCGTAGGGGCGTACCTGTTACTGTCAGCGCGAAGTATGAGATGTCACCGGCTACGGATGAAGAGAAAAAGCGTGTATTCATGAAGGTGACTGATGCGGCCGGCAATACCATTGCAGGCCCCACAGACCCCGGTACGGATACAATTACCTTTACGCCGGCCAATACCGCCGCTACCTATACCGTGACGGCCACTATGCTGCCTGCCACGGAAGAAGGATCTCCGCAGGAAGTCAGCAAGGAGATGGTATCTGAAGCCAATAGCGTGGTGAGCGTCACCAACGATCAGGGCACGCATGTGGTGCGCCCCGGCACGACCATGAGTTTTAAAGTAAGTAAGATGTCTTACGCCACGCCGGCGCAGGACTTTGAACAGGCGGCCATCAAATGGCAGCTCAACGGCAAGGAGGTGGGAAGTGGTGCATCGCTGTCGCTGGACGGCAACACTTATTTTGCCGCTCCCGGCAGTTATGTGGTGGAGGCATATGTATCCCATGCCGATGCGTGGGACAGTAAGAAGGGTAAGCCCAGCGCAGGCGCTGCCAAATCGGAAGATGACTGGTGTTTTGACGTAAAACACAACGAAATAACAGCTATCCGCGTTAAAAACGGGGATACCCAATGGGTGGTAGGTAAGCGCTATACGTTGACCGCCGATTTGCTGATGCCCTATGACCAGGCGAAGGACGGGCCCATTACCTGGGCGCCTGCCGGAGGAGACGGCGCTACCCGTGACGGCATCTACGCACCTGCTAAAGGAAAGTTCGTGGTAACCGCCCAACTGCGGGGATCTTCCAAGAAGCTCGATATCAATGCCGACCTAGCGGAGGTGACCCGTTGGTGTTTTACGGACGCGGAGGACAAGTATAAAGCGAAGGCCGGATGGAATGAAACCATCAAGGCGCTGATCGTCAGTCCACAGTCTGCCGGCGTATCGGTGAACCTGCATGTACTGGAATCCGACGGAGGAGATGATTTTAACTATATCAAGGACCTGGGCAACGTCGCTTTCGACGCTAAAGGAGAAGCCCGGCTGGATGTTAAAACCAACGACCTGAAGGAAAAACTGCAGGCATTATGGTGGCAGGGCGATTATTACAAAGTCCTCTTTGGTGTACTGCAAAAGCCCGACGGGATACAGTTCCAGGGGATGAAAACGATTGTCTCCGATGGAAAGAAGTTCTGGTTCCCGGTGAAGCCCAGCCGTCTCACCGATAATGAAAAAGGTAATTTTATTTATATCAACAAAAAACCGGAGATCGTTAGTGTGTCTTTCTTTGACAGTACCAACTATCCGGCGTACAAAGTTTACCCCTACGGAGAGAAAATAAGGATCCATATACAAACCAAAAACCTGGCGGGCGAAGAACTGATATTCCAGTTGTGGGAAAACAAGTATAAGGCAGAAGATAAGCTGGTGCAGCAGTCTAAGTTCAAGGTGAAAGACAACGAAACGCTGCCTATTGACCTTGATACAGCTAAACTGAAGTCAGGCGTGGCAGCACTGGATAATATGCTGCGTAATTTCTACGTGGTGCTGCGGCATGAAAAAAGCAAGGACAATGAAACGATAGTCAATTATATGTTTCCCGAAAAAGTGGCCGATGCCAATGCGTACAACCCGGGCGACGTGAATTTCTACCATCACATCAAATTGTCCGCCTTGCTGGCAGATAAACTGAACGATGCTGCCAGGCCCATAGCCCCGGCGGTGCTTGGGGAACCCATGGAAAGGGCCGTCACAGAGTGTCTCTGCAAAAAATATGACCTGGTATGGGGAAATAAGGTGAGTTGCGAATTCCGGAAGAAAGTGGTACAGATTGCAGCCAAGCTGGGCCTGCCAACCAAAGACAATGAAGGCGCCAACTGGCTGATGACGGTCATGGCGCTGGAAACGGGCAGGACTTTCAGCCCTACCTGCGGTACCTTTGCCAAACATAAAGATGACTCCAAAAACGGTTACGTGGGATTGGTGCAAATCGGTAAAGCGGCCGCCCAGGACCTTGGCGTGCTGCGTTCTGAGCTCATCAAGCTGACAGCAGAGCAGCAGCTCGACTATGTGGAGAAATTCCTCACCAAAAATAAAAGCAAGTTCAAATCCAAAACGGACCTCTATCTGGCCATCAACTATCCTGCTGCCTGCGGTCACGGTGATGAACCTGATTATGTGGTGTATGACAGCAGCAATGCCGCTTATGACGATAACCCGTTATTCAAACGGGAACCTACTGAGTACTGGATAGATAAAAAGGGAAAGAAACATTATTATACCGGTCAGCAGGGCTCCTCCAAAGTGTGGGAGTTTGAAGCGGCGATCAATGATATCTACAATGAAGGAAAGGCGCAAAAGGCCACAGACTTCAGCTGCCAGCAGAAGGCCAGTGCTTTTGAGGCCAAAGAGATCGTTACCTACCATATCTTTGCAGATGGCCGTCTGGAAAGGCATGTGCCCAAAGAGATCAAGGAGGAGTACAAGAAAAAGTACAAATATGTTTACCATGATAAAAATTCCAAGGAACATATTCTGGGATTATTTAACTTTAAAACCATTGACAATAATTACGGCGCCAATTACGGCGGTGCCACCGTTGATCTGATAGATATCAGGGAGTTGAAGGATTACGCCAGCGGTGATGTGAAATTCAAGTTAACGTTGAACACCGTACGTAATTTTGTGAATGATAAAACGCTCGGCAGCCTGCTGGGCGCTTTGCTGGAATGCGGTTATGAAGATTATACCTTCAACGGGTTTAGTCATGCAGATGGCAGCTCCGCACCCAGCGTATCACATAAAAACGGCTACAATGGCGACTTACGTTATCTTCGTACCGATAAGGCCATTGCCAGGCTGAACCTGTTTTCTGATTCCGAAACAGAAGGCTGGAAAGCACTGGATACAGACAGGCAAACCAAATTTAATGACGCATTGTACAAATTTGGCTGGAAGAGCATGTTGTCGCAGACATATAACGAGGACAAAATTTTGAATCATTGTTCTCCCGACCCGGACGGGCATCATAATGACCACTTACACGTACAAGAGTACAGCCCTAATTATAAAGAAGTAAAAGAATGA
- a CDS encoding M57 family metalloprotease gives MKHSNGLRISAATCLAALTILFSSCSKNDKDLKDPSPVPNAKEEMTNYLVSQGVDQQHIVFDKDRVVIEGDIIITVPELKKRVEDWKAAQKSGVPQTEQRRGTYIVGNAYNTNIKFFLDPAVPTVWRTAIQGAVNNWNAVNGTRLGMSIVTNQADANTRVFMGYEDANWIARAYLPGSDSRPGVSVEINSKYNTMSASQQLFAITHEFGHTIGFHHTNQTNGTWISGTPTSDPNSVMNSTVLPWNGFTAGDIKATQILYPQ, from the coding sequence TGCAACCTGTTTGGCAGCTTTAACCATCCTTTTTTCTTCCTGTTCAAAGAACGACAAAGACCTGAAAGACCCATCCCCGGTCCCTAATGCAAAAGAAGAGATGACCAATTACCTGGTAAGCCAGGGAGTTGATCAGCAACACATTGTCTTCGACAAAGACCGTGTTGTTATTGAAGGGGATATTATTATCACTGTTCCTGAGCTCAAAAAACGTGTTGAAGATTGGAAAGCGGCACAAAAGTCCGGCGTACCGCAAACAGAACAACGAAGAGGCACCTATATTGTAGGGAATGCCTATAATACCAATATCAAGTTCTTTCTCGATCCTGCTGTACCCACCGTGTGGAGAACAGCGATCCAGGGTGCGGTGAACAATTGGAACGCCGTGAACGGCACCCGTTTGGGAATGTCGATTGTAACCAATCAGGCCGATGCCAACACCCGGGTTTTTATGGGCTATGAAGATGCCAACTGGATCGCCAGGGCCTATCTGCCGGGATCAGACAGCAGACCAGGGGTAAGTGTTGAAATTAATTCCAAATACAACACTATGTCCGCCAGCCAGCAACTGTTTGCCATCACCCATGAATTTGGCCACACGATAGGGTTCCATCACACCAACCAGACCAATGGCACATGGATATCCGGAACACCTACTTCCGATCCGAATTCTGTGATGAATTCCACTGTACTTCCCTGGAACGGATTTACAGCAGGGGATATCAAGGCAACACAGATATTATATCCACAATAA